A genomic window from Streptomyces sp. MST-110588 includes:
- a CDS encoding LLM class flavin-dependent oxidoreductase encodes MTATSLSTPKVSVFFPGSVLRAEMVEGFAELVREAGLARLWMGQNLTIDTHHLFAYLAGRGIKVPVGTSVGLMPLRHPFEAAVQARSAAMLTGQPMVAGYGPGAVEFASSLRGTAYASPLTAAREYLSMVRALVNGELVERSGDYYCLNGMIPPLPSGRPEVEVGAGVLRANMAKVAGEVADVAITWLTPAPYIKNVLAPALYEGAQSRGRAAPRIVTLLHFAVDRPRRDPRELVLAANGGHLGAAPYAAMLRRAGVDVDPGEPARSAAALVDSGVFLTGSASEIAEQVADYARSNVDEVALSPGGVLIRYGVEAALADLREVVAELRGKDV; translated from the coding sequence ATGACCGCCACCTCGTTATCGACCCCAAAAGTATCCGTCTTCTTTCCGGGATCGGTACTCCGGGCGGAAATGGTGGAAGGCTTCGCTGAACTGGTTCGGGAGGCCGGCCTGGCCCGGTTGTGGATGGGGCAGAACCTGACCATCGATACGCATCACCTTTTCGCGTACCTCGCCGGCAGGGGGATAAAAGTTCCCGTCGGGACATCGGTCGGCCTGATGCCGCTGCGGCATCCCTTCGAAGCCGCCGTTCAAGCACGTTCGGCAGCCATGCTCACCGGACAGCCAATGGTGGCGGGATACGGCCCCGGAGCCGTGGAATTTGCTTCTTCCCTGCGCGGGACGGCGTACGCGAGTCCACTGACCGCTGCCCGTGAATACCTGTCCATGGTACGGGCGCTGGTGAACGGGGAACTGGTCGAGCGCTCCGGTGACTACTACTGCCTGAACGGCATGATTCCTCCGCTGCCGTCTGGCCGGCCGGAGGTCGAAGTCGGTGCCGGCGTGCTCCGCGCCAACATGGCGAAGGTCGCGGGAGAGGTCGCCGATGTGGCCATCACCTGGCTCACGCCCGCGCCGTACATCAAGAACGTGCTGGCACCGGCGTTGTACGAAGGCGCACAGAGCCGGGGCAGAGCGGCCCCGCGCATCGTGACGTTGCTGCACTTCGCGGTGGACCGCCCCCGACGCGACCCCCGGGAACTGGTGCTGGCGGCGAACGGCGGACACCTGGGCGCGGCGCCCTACGCAGCCATGCTGCGTAGGGCCGGGGTGGACGTCGATCCCGGGGAACCCGCGCGGAGCGCCGCCGCACTGGTGGATTCCGGTGTTTTCCTCACGGGTTCTGCGAGCGAGATCGCCGAGCAGGTAGCCGATTACGCGCGCTCGAACGTGGACGAGGTGGCGCTCTCTCCCGGAGGCGTGTTGATCCGGTACGGGGTGGAGGCAGCACTGGCTGATCTTCGGGAGGTCGTCGCGGAACTGAGAGGCAAAGATGTCTGA
- a CDS encoding flavoprotein — MSETSEPAGAGFTFTPRRLLLVGTGAIGVTFLPYWVKWMSIVLPDVECRVVVTRSAERFVTREALSAINSSEALLDMWPDEPRTKALHVEWSLWAEAVAVYPATVHFISRLATGMGDTPAMLALQCTQAPIGVAPSLPPGAIDNPVLARHMKELRERPNVCVIPPQPGPSSTTGRDDAYIPPELPKLLRLMEALPARSA; from the coding sequence ATGTCTGAGACTTCCGAACCGGCCGGCGCGGGGTTCACCTTCACCCCGCGACGGCTCCTCCTGGTGGGTACGGGAGCGATCGGCGTCACCTTCCTGCCCTACTGGGTCAAGTGGATGAGCATCGTGCTGCCGGATGTGGAGTGCCGTGTCGTGGTGACACGCAGTGCTGAGCGTTTTGTGACGCGTGAGGCGCTGTCGGCCATCAACTCCAGTGAAGCGCTGCTTGACATGTGGCCGGACGAACCACGGACCAAAGCGCTGCACGTCGAATGGTCGCTGTGGGCCGAGGCCGTGGCGGTGTACCCGGCCACGGTGCACTTCATCAGCAGGCTCGCCACCGGCATGGGCGACACTCCGGCCATGCTCGCGTTGCAGTGCACCCAGGCGCCCATCGGCGTGGCCCCGTCCCTCCCGCCAGGGGCCATCGACAACCCGGTGCTGGCCCGGCACATGAAAGAACTGCGGGAGCGGCCCAACGTCTGCGTCATACCTCCTCAGCCCGGCCCGAGCAGCACCACCGGCCGTGACGATGCCTATATCCCGCCCGAGTTGCCGAAGCTGCTGAGACTGATGGAAGCGTTGCCGGCACGGTCGGCCTGA
- a CDS encoding LxmA leader domain family RiPP: protein MDAEQLFEGYTTYADAEELAAATQDVDGAPGSLVTVASVVVSIWQGC from the coding sequence ATGGACGCCGAGCAGCTTTTCGAGGGTTACACCACCTACGCCGACGCCGAGGAGCTGGCCGCCGCGACGCAGGACGTTGATGGCGCGCCCGGCTCGCTCGTCACCGTCGCCAGCGTCGTGGTCTCCATCTGGCAGGGTTGCTGA
- a CDS encoding pitrilysin family protein yields MVRRIVLDNGLKVLLAPRRGTSLVAVCMHYDIGFRSEPPAFSGFAHLFEHLMFQGSGKYPKLAHWNYVQGLGGSINGTTHPDYTDYFQLLPKNGLAEVLAMEADRLDSLVVSDESLGNQRAVVKEEIRTNIMNRAYGGFPWIPLPALLYRTYPNAHNGYGEWSDLDAVTVADAVEFHRTYYVPSNAVLTVSGDFDVPGVLKLIHKLFGVLPSRPRPPAPTLQEPVPERTVRGTHTDVHAPLPALALGYRLPDPGSDLTAYLAHMALCEILACDFSGALHTRLVRDKALAVRVSAGCGLFNSLDARAPDTLAIVVTCRPGVEPEDTVAEIDEELARLAARDTIGALVPGARNRLAARLYRRNADLLAHTRTMGAYELLHGRAELVDELPERVAALDTTSVQRAVTRLLSPSRAVLRLVPRSAPPGRTAGTEVAVAS; encoded by the coding sequence GTGGTGCGCCGTATCGTTCTGGACAATGGCCTGAAAGTCCTGCTCGCCCCCCGGCGAGGGACATCGCTGGTCGCGGTCTGTATGCACTATGACATCGGTTTCCGGTCCGAGCCGCCGGCATTCAGCGGTTTCGCGCATCTTTTTGAACACCTGATGTTCCAGGGCAGCGGGAAATACCCGAAGCTGGCGCACTGGAATTACGTACAGGGCCTCGGCGGTTCCATCAACGGCACCACGCATCCGGACTACACCGACTACTTCCAGTTGTTGCCGAAAAACGGCCTGGCCGAGGTCCTCGCCATGGAGGCCGACCGGCTGGATTCTCTGGTCGTCAGTGACGAAAGCCTCGGTAACCAGCGGGCAGTGGTGAAGGAAGAGATCCGGACGAACATTATGAACCGGGCGTACGGTGGGTTCCCGTGGATTCCGTTGCCCGCGCTTCTGTACCGTACGTACCCCAATGCGCACAACGGGTACGGTGAATGGTCCGATCTGGATGCTGTGACTGTTGCGGACGCGGTGGAATTCCACCGCACGTATTACGTCCCGTCCAATGCCGTGCTCACGGTATCCGGGGATTTCGATGTCCCCGGCGTGCTGAAGCTGATCCACAAGCTGTTCGGTGTATTGCCTTCCCGGCCCCGCCCGCCCGCGCCGACGCTGCAAGAGCCGGTGCCCGAACGCACCGTGCGGGGCACGCACACGGACGTGCACGCTCCGCTGCCGGCCCTGGCACTCGGGTACCGGCTGCCGGACCCTGGCTCCGACCTGACCGCCTACCTGGCCCATATGGCACTGTGCGAGATCCTCGCCTGTGACTTCTCCGGCGCGCTGCACACGAGGCTGGTACGTGACAAGGCGCTTGCCGTCCGGGTGTCGGCGGGCTGTGGTCTGTTCAACTCTCTGGACGCCCGCGCGCCGGACACACTGGCGATCGTCGTGACCTGCCGGCCGGGCGTCGAACCAGAGGACACGGTCGCCGAGATCGACGAGGAGCTGGCCCGGCTCGCGGCGAGGGACACCATCGGCGCACTCGTTCCTGGCGCGCGAAACCGTCTGGCGGCCCGGCTTTACCGGCGCAACGCCGATTTGCTGGCACACACCCGCACCATGGGGGCATACGAACTGCTCCATGGCAGAGCGGAACTCGTCGACGAACTGCCCGAACGGGTCGCGGCGTTGGATACCACATCCGTCCAACGGGCGGTCACCCGTCTGCTGTCCCCTTCACGAGCGGTGCTTCGGCTTGTCCCGCGAAGCGCGCCTCCCGGCCGTACCGCCGGGACAGAGGTGGCCGTCGCGTCATGA
- a CDS encoding insulinase family protein, whose translation MNSLTTARHLLDTTLPNGLRLIVVPDHSVPLVEIRLSIPFAGVGEAHAAHAHILGAVLLRPAAEVCSTRREAWATADINAARGIDRLGIFGYTPTVFLEPVLHEIAACLARPRYGDDAIAEARQKHTAHVGIGRAEARWMALAALLRRWYPAYAQPCDLPPPAALARVEPEKIRHLHHSRLNPAGATLVLVGDVEAAQLADLVRLAFMDWSGGPPPHDVFPPPSIPSAAGELTLLHRPKSAQAEVLMFGTMPERTDDRSPAFDIANVVFGDGVGSRLTRKVREDRGYAYLAGSAMEIIAGRSTLLIRLAVNERDAAAAVNETRAELAAMVHTPPDPAEIAAAKQLLAGRLVTSTASPASYATSLVNVVAEGAPPDWDRAYARRLAGTGRTEVAEAALAHFSPEVLDTVVVGDAEALAVPLEQVADLRVLRYERLEDVPALPRSAAFKTSPREAR comes from the coding sequence ATGAACTCCTTGACGACAGCACGGCACCTGCTGGACACCACGCTGCCCAATGGCCTGCGGCTGATCGTGGTGCCGGACCACAGCGTGCCACTGGTCGAGATCCGGCTCAGTATCCCTTTCGCGGGTGTGGGCGAGGCGCACGCCGCGCATGCGCATATCCTCGGCGCCGTGCTCCTGCGCCCCGCCGCAGAGGTGTGTTCCACGCGGCGCGAAGCATGGGCGACAGCGGATATCAACGCCGCCAGAGGCATCGACCGCCTTGGCATCTTCGGCTACACGCCGACAGTGTTCCTGGAGCCGGTGCTGCACGAAATCGCAGCCTGCCTGGCCCGGCCACGTTACGGTGATGACGCCATCGCCGAGGCTCGGCAGAAGCACACCGCGCATGTCGGCATAGGGCGCGCGGAGGCCCGGTGGATGGCACTGGCCGCACTGTTACGGCGGTGGTATCCCGCGTATGCCCAGCCCTGTGACCTGCCGCCCCCCGCAGCCCTGGCTCGTGTCGAGCCGGAAAAGATACGACATCTGCATCACAGTCGGCTCAACCCGGCCGGCGCGACCCTGGTCCTGGTCGGGGATGTCGAGGCAGCGCAGCTCGCCGACCTGGTGCGCCTGGCCTTCATGGACTGGTCCGGCGGGCCGCCGCCCCACGATGTCTTCCCGCCGCCGTCGATTCCGTCGGCCGCCGGTGAACTCACCCTTCTCCACCGCCCGAAGTCGGCCCAGGCGGAAGTCCTCATGTTCGGCACGATGCCTGAGCGAACCGATGACCGCAGTCCCGCCTTCGACATCGCCAACGTGGTGTTCGGTGACGGCGTGGGGTCCCGGCTGACCAGGAAAGTCCGGGAGGACAGGGGCTACGCGTATCTCGCCGGCTCCGCCATGGAAATCATCGCGGGCCGATCCACCCTCCTGATCCGGTTGGCGGTGAACGAGCGTGACGCGGCAGCCGCTGTGAACGAGACACGGGCGGAACTGGCGGCCATGGTGCACACCCCGCCCGACCCGGCGGAGATCGCTGCCGCGAAGCAGTTGCTGGCCGGCCGACTGGTCACTTCCACCGCCTCACCGGCCTCGTACGCGACCTCTCTGGTGAACGTCGTCGCGGAAGGCGCCCCGCCGGACTGGGACCGGGCCTATGCGCGGCGTCTCGCCGGCACCGGCCGGACGGAGGTGGCCGAGGCCGCGCTCGCCCATTTCTCGCCGGAGGTGCTCGACACCGTGGTGGTGGGAGACGCCGAAGCCCTCGCCGTACCCCTGGAGCAAGTCGCTGACCTGCGGGTGCTTCGGTACGAGCGATTGGAGGACGTTCCCGCCCTGCCGCGGTCCGCGGCCTTCAAGACTTCGCCACGGGAGGCACGATGA
- the lxmK gene encoding class V lanthionine synthetase subunit LxmK translates to MTLVDHRYRARPESLESVPAVARLLRRLGLGTFDPAHLTSYNGRNNNWSGLTTEGTQLFVKHLSGPLDDARRRLTNILAFHELLRYTEQSIVRGPRCLGWSMEDVLVVFEWLPDTVTGAERADSGAFGEEDAHRIGETIGALHGLDPSGRVSLDPTPHALPPVSGLNALSLEKHRTASGAELRMWSILQQDGELAEAIRRLRKPESDGVSRPVHGDFRLDQVLFARDAMYLLDFEELRRTDPARDIGAYVGEWLYRAVRKLAGPESPESDAASGAPGSMRAQAAGEPRGHGAVARATSELARCRPFIERFRAGYAARGDAAHDEALWIRSAGFAGWHLLDRVMARSAQRSVLTAGDRAAMGIARTLLLSPGAVTRTLGLED, encoded by the coding sequence ATGACACTGGTGGACCATCGGTACCGGGCCCGGCCCGAAAGCCTGGAATCGGTACCAGCAGTAGCGCGACTACTGCGGCGGCTGGGCCTCGGCACCTTCGACCCCGCCCATCTCACCTCGTACAACGGACGCAACAACAACTGGTCGGGCCTCACGACCGAGGGTACCCAACTCTTCGTCAAACACCTGAGCGGCCCCTTGGACGACGCACGGCGGCGCCTCACGAACATCCTCGCCTTCCATGAGCTGCTGAGGTACACGGAGCAGAGCATCGTGCGGGGGCCACGCTGTTTGGGCTGGAGCATGGAGGACGTCCTGGTCGTCTTCGAATGGCTGCCGGACACGGTGACCGGGGCCGAACGGGCGGATTCGGGTGCCTTCGGAGAGGAGGACGCCCACCGGATCGGTGAGACCATCGGTGCCCTGCACGGCCTGGACCCCTCGGGCCGGGTGAGCCTTGACCCGACACCGCACGCGCTGCCCCCCGTATCCGGGCTGAACGCCTTGTCCTTGGAAAAGCACCGGACGGCAAGCGGGGCGGAACTCAGGATGTGGAGCATCCTGCAACAGGACGGGGAACTGGCAGAAGCCATCAGGCGGCTGCGGAAGCCGGAGAGCGATGGCGTCTCCCGGCCCGTGCACGGCGACTTCCGACTGGACCAGGTGCTGTTCGCGCGGGATGCCATGTATCTGCTCGACTTCGAAGAGTTGCGGCGCACCGATCCCGCCCGGGACATCGGCGCGTATGTGGGTGAATGGCTGTACCGCGCGGTGCGGAAACTCGCCGGGCCGGAAAGCCCGGAAAGCGACGCCGCATCGGGAGCACCCGGAAGCATGCGGGCGCAGGCTGCAGGGGAGCCCCGGGGTCACGGTGCGGTCGCCCGTGCCACGAGCGAACTGGCCAGGTGCCGGCCCTTTATCGAACGATTCCGTGCGGGCTACGCCGCGCGGGGAGATGCCGCGCACGACGAAGCCCTGTGGATCCGCAGCGCGGGGTTCGCCGGCTGGCACCTGCTCGACCGGGTCATGGCGCGGTCGGCACAGCGGTCGGTACTGACGGCCGGAGACCGCGCTGCGATGGGTATCGCTCGTACGCTCCTGCTCTCTCCCGGCGCTGTGACGAGAACGCTCGGGCTGGAGGACTGA
- a CDS encoding T3SS effector HopA1 family protein, producing the protein MPHPRQAEQERATAPLHWRLSAELDTAEVDLTRLTARIRDRTVDADTVHDLQHALANALYEVLHTGLDISGAPRLRTLRDPSYERLLADAVPHRDTTFAVPYAAVAESGDDPSHRIVTLEGVRTLVPAASVTASAGEGRAVVHYPCARPALSAGFFLVDGSAGRPDEVNSIVRLYIHLKDARTAPPLWRDLLHGLEARTVRYRAKISSSPLLYPRRDAAVVYLSTAEAGHTVAQDLAAGLAGRPGLGRSTSVFAREIVPGLAVAEEPDDPRTGQAHLSFGLHRAHAVAQGLIDHARSPRDSDVRTVVCAALARAHIRPDAPWRNASR; encoded by the coding sequence ATGCCGCATCCGAGACAGGCGGAACAGGAGAGGGCGACGGCGCCCCTGCACTGGCGTCTGAGCGCGGAGCTCGATACGGCCGAGGTGGACTTGACCCGGCTCACCGCACGCATCCGCGACCGGACCGTGGACGCGGACACCGTGCACGACTTGCAACACGCACTGGCGAATGCTCTGTACGAAGTGCTCCACACGGGCTTGGACATATCCGGCGCGCCCCGCCTTCGCACGCTGCGGGACCCGTCCTACGAGCGGCTCCTCGCGGACGCGGTGCCGCACCGTGACACGACCTTCGCGGTGCCGTACGCGGCGGTCGCGGAATCAGGGGACGACCCGTCCCACCGGATCGTCACGCTGGAAGGAGTACGCACCCTCGTCCCGGCAGCCTCGGTGACCGCGAGCGCCGGGGAAGGACGGGCCGTGGTGCACTACCCGTGCGCACGCCCCGCGCTGTCCGCGGGCTTCTTCCTGGTGGACGGTTCAGCCGGACGCCCTGATGAGGTGAACTCCATCGTCCGCTTGTACATCCACCTGAAGGATGCCAGGACCGCACCGCCGCTCTGGAGGGACCTGTTGCATGGGCTGGAGGCTCGCACCGTGCGCTACCGGGCCAAGATCAGTTCCTCTCCGCTGCTGTACCCACGGCGTGACGCGGCCGTCGTCTACCTGAGCACCGCCGAGGCGGGCCACACCGTGGCCCAGGATCTGGCTGCCGGCCTTGCGGGCCGGCCCGGTCTCGGCCGGTCCACCTCAGTGTTCGCGCGGGAGATCGTCCCGGGGCTGGCCGTGGCCGAGGAACCGGACGATCCTCGCACGGGTCAGGCACACCTGAGTTTTGGTCTGCACCGGGCCCACGCCGTGGCACAAGGGTTGATCGACCACGCCCGGTCTCCCCGTGACTCAGACGTGCGCACCGTAGTGTGCGCGGCACTGGCCCGTGCGCACATACGGCCGGACGCGCCCTGGCGCAACGCGTCCCGATGA
- a CDS encoding MFS transporter: MVTQAAPPPVDIRHPDLRQWLALVVVLAGTCLVELDLSIVNVALQPIRSHFGAGVSELELIISGYTLAFGLTLVTGGRLGDIHGYRRMFIIGVAAFSAASLACALAWEPIPLIGFRVLQGVAAGLMLPQTLSIIQLEFSGRHRARAFGLFGAVTGIAAIIGQIVGGLLIGLDIAGLSWRAIFLINLPIGLAAVIGALLLLPENRKKDRPSLDLPGVGLLTVALLCVIAPLVFGGGEHGHPLLLLLVLAAIPAMAVFLRRENRAKRHHHLPLIDPELLRRRTFRAGVGLSLTFVAGNIGLFFLISLYFQGPLGFSPLKAGLLFTPLALCFGIASLVAPKIGPKAGHHVLTIGYVINIAGTAALLGSAAVYGRQMPEIAIVIPLAVIGFGEGLGFTPLINIVLAGVPERDAGSASGALETGIQIGSALGPALLGTVYSATSAFTWGLGVNLLLATSALAFLPMMRSGHHTSTDEKDGDRTPATPVSAG; this comes from the coding sequence ATGGTTACCCAAGCTGCCCCACCGCCGGTGGACATACGCCATCCCGATCTGCGCCAATGGCTCGCGCTCGTCGTGGTCCTGGCCGGCACCTGCCTGGTCGAGCTCGACCTGTCCATCGTCAACGTGGCACTCCAGCCCATCCGCAGTCACTTCGGCGCCGGTGTCAGCGAACTGGAACTGATCATCTCCGGCTACACCCTCGCGTTCGGTCTGACGCTGGTCACCGGCGGCAGACTGGGCGACATCCACGGCTACCGCAGGATGTTCATCATCGGTGTCGCCGCCTTCAGCGCCGCTTCCCTGGCGTGCGCGCTGGCCTGGGAGCCCATTCCCCTCATCGGCTTCCGCGTACTGCAGGGGGTCGCGGCGGGCCTGATGCTCCCGCAGACGCTGTCCATCATCCAGCTCGAATTCTCCGGGCGTCACCGGGCCAGGGCGTTCGGCCTTTTCGGGGCCGTCACCGGTATCGCGGCCATCATCGGGCAGATCGTCGGCGGCCTGCTCATCGGGCTGGACATCGCGGGCCTGTCCTGGCGGGCCATCTTTCTCATCAATCTCCCCATCGGCCTCGCCGCCGTCATCGGGGCCCTGCTGCTCCTCCCCGAGAACCGGAAGAAGGACCGTCCCAGCCTGGACCTGCCCGGAGTCGGGCTGCTCACCGTGGCCCTGCTGTGTGTGATCGCCCCTCTCGTCTTCGGCGGCGGAGAGCACGGACACCCCTTGCTGCTCCTGCTGGTACTTGCGGCCATTCCCGCGATGGCCGTGTTCCTTCGCCGGGAGAACCGCGCCAAACGACACCATCACCTGCCGCTCATCGATCCGGAACTCCTGCGCCGGCGCACCTTCCGGGCGGGAGTGGGGCTGTCCCTCACCTTCGTGGCAGGGAACATCGGTTTGTTCTTCCTCATTTCCCTCTACTTCCAGGGTCCGCTCGGTTTCTCCCCCCTGAAGGCCGGCCTTCTGTTCACCCCCCTCGCGCTGTGCTTCGGCATCGCCTCCCTGGTCGCCCCGAAAATCGGGCCGAAGGCGGGCCACCACGTACTGACCATCGGATATGTCATCAACATCGCAGGAACGGCCGCGCTGCTCGGCTCCGCAGCGGTATATGGCCGTCAGATGCCCGAGATCGCAATCGTCATCCCCTTGGCGGTCATCGGCTTCGGCGAGGGGCTGGGATTCACCCCGCTCATCAACATCGTGCTCGCCGGAGTCCCGGAGCGGGACGCCGGTTCCGCCTCCGGAGCGCTGGAGACCGGAATCCAGATCGGTTCCGCCCTCGGACCGGCATTGCTCGGTACGGTCTACTCAGCGACGTCCGCCTTTACGTGGGGACTGGGCGTGAATCTCCTGCTGGCCACATCGGCTCTCGCCTTCCTGCCGATGATGAGGTCCGGCCACCACACGTCAACGGACGAAAAGGACGGAGACCGAACGCCGGCAACTCCCGTCTCCGCAGGGTGA
- a CDS encoding LysR family transcriptional regulator, with translation MDYQETECFLTLAEELHFGRTAERMMVSQARVSQLTRSLERRVGGRLFERTTRSVRLTDVGERYRERVAPAFQELRDALDEARRATRCIEETLRVGFLCATMVVPEIIRRFRARFPACATELHEVHIADPLGPLRRGEIDVLSHWLPVLEDDLEVGPTMSSEPRTLAVPLGHPLASRESISVEELAEQQVFSPAGNAPQYWWDAQSPPCTPSGKPIRRGQPVATVHEVLSLVAAGQGLAPMVRSTAEFYARPDVAFVPIHDLPNADVALVWRKTGRKPVVAAFAETAETYVQG, from the coding sequence ATGGATTACCAGGAGACGGAGTGTTTCCTCACCCTGGCCGAAGAACTGCACTTCGGCCGGACCGCAGAGCGGATGATGGTCTCGCAGGCGCGGGTGAGCCAATTGACGCGTTCTCTTGAACGCCGCGTCGGCGGTCGCCTCTTCGAGCGCACTACGCGCAGCGTCCGGCTCACCGATGTGGGCGAGCGGTATCGCGAGCGCGTGGCTCCGGCATTCCAGGAGCTGCGTGACGCGCTGGATGAGGCACGACGGGCCACGCGGTGTATCGAGGAGACCCTCCGGGTCGGATTCCTGTGTGCCACCATGGTCGTGCCCGAGATCATCCGGCGTTTCAGGGCGCGCTTCCCCGCCTGCGCGACCGAATTGCACGAAGTGCATATCGCCGATCCTCTCGGACCGCTGCGGCGGGGCGAGATCGATGTTCTCAGCCACTGGCTCCCGGTTCTGGAGGACGACCTGGAGGTGGGCCCCACGATGTCCTCCGAACCCAGGACGCTTGCCGTGCCGCTGGGCCATCCGCTGGCCTCCCGCGAGTCCATATCGGTCGAAGAACTCGCGGAGCAGCAGGTGTTCTCGCCCGCCGGAAACGCCCCGCAGTACTGGTGGGATGCTCAGTCACCGCCCTGTACGCCTTCGGGAAAGCCGATCCGCCGCGGTCAGCCGGTGGCCACCGTGCACGAAGTGCTCTCCCTCGTCGCCGCGGGACAAGGTCTCGCTCCGATGGTGCGGTCGACCGCCGAGTTCTACGCCCGTCCCGACGTGGCTTTCGTCCCCATCCACGACCTGCCGAACGCCGATGTGGCGCTGGTGTGGCGCAAGACCGGCCGGAAGCCTGTCGTGGCGGCGTTCGCGGAGACCGCCGAGACGTACGTCCAGGGGTGA